One Archangium violaceum genomic window, AAGATCTGAGACATCGTCCCTGACGAGGTCTGATGCGCAGCAGCAGGACGAGGGGGGAAGAGATGCCGCAGCACAAAGTGCAACCGGGTGAATGTCTCGATGCCATCGCGCTCCGTTATGGCTTCTCGGATTGGAACCACGTCTATAACCATCCGAAGAACGAGGCGTTGCGCAAGAAGCGGCCCAATCCGCACCTGCTCCACCCAGGTGATGTCGTTTTCATCCCCGAGTTGCAGAAGCAAGACCGGCGGTTCGCGACGGGACAGACCCACCAGTTCATCTACAAACGCCCCATGAGGGAGTTGCGGCTCAATCTCCGGGACGAGCAGGGCGAGCCGCTGCGGAACATGCCGTACCTCCTGGAGGTGGATGGGGTTGCGAGCGATGGCACCACGGACGGGGATGGCCACCTCGTCCACAAGGTGCCAGTGAAGGCGGAGAGCGCGAAGCTGGCAGTGGGTGAGCGGGAGTGGACTGTGCGGAT contains:
- a CDS encoding peptidoglycan-binding protein, whose translation is MPQHKVQPGECLDAIALRYGFSDWNHVYNHPKNEALRKKRPNPHLLHPGDVVFIPELQKQDRRFATGQTHQFIYKRPMRELRLNLRDEQGEPLRNMPYLLEVDGVASDGTTDGDGHLVHKVPVKAESAKLAVGEREWTVRIGFLNPVRDTDDEGISGVQARLRNLGFDPGPIEGKLSPQLRDAICSFEVLHGLEVTGEPSGKTLDKLLDVHGG